Proteins encoded by one window of Mustela erminea isolate mMusErm1 chromosome 7, mMusErm1.Pri, whole genome shotgun sequence:
- the CHGB gene encoding secretogranin-1 isoform X2 yields MQPAVFLGLLGAAVVAVSSVPVDNRNHNEEMVTHCIIEVLSNALSKINAPPITPECRQVLKKSRKEVKDEEKSENENTRFEVRLLRDPADASEAHRPSGREEARAPGEEDTQGPTVADTEEGGHSREGASEPQGDLFPSDRQVSKEANPRHSEKIEEEDRKEEEREKYQKREHGKDGSEEKNVEDLGETQNAFLNKRNQATAKKKEELEARYGLHSAGPPEEKTHSRERNSQESGEDTRSQEKHTQESKSQVGSKEESEESEEDAEPDVDKRRWKPRHHHGRTRPDRSSQEGKPPSEEKGHLREESEDSNVGTVSLGEKRDRHPAHYRASEEEPEYGEEVRSYQAVHAPKDLEQGRYGGRGSEEYRAPRPPSEESQEEDKRNRPSSELDNIAQGYNEESEEERGRDGGHLHRARGGEPGAYSIPDNKEEKRFLGEGHHHVQDNQMDKARRRPQGEWREQDRNYLNYGEERSEEEAQGKWQQQEDLEDATESREEARLQGKQYGPHYTTDKRKRLGELLNPYYDPSQWKTSRFERKDNMDDNFLEGEEENGLTLNEKNFFPEYNYDLWEKKPFEEDVNWGYEKRNLSPKLDLKRQYDRVAELDQLLHYRKKSAEFPDFYDSEEQITPRRAAENEKDRAGQGVLTEEEEKELENLAAMDLELQKIAEKFSGNRRG; encoded by the exons GTAGAAAAGAAgtcaaagatgaagagaaaagtgaaaatgaaaacacacggTTTGAAGTAAGATTGTTAAGAGACCCAGCTGATGCCTCAGAAGCCCATAGGCCttctgggagggaggaagcaagagCCCCAGGAGAGGAGGACACCCAAGGCCCCACAGTGGCAGACACAGAGGAAGGTGGGCACAGCCGAGAAGGAGCAAGCGAACCCCAAGGGGACCTCTTCCCCTCTGACAGACAAGTCTCCAAAGAAGCAAACCCACGCCATTCTGAGAAAATCGAGGAagaggacaggaaggaagaagagagggagaaatatcAGAAAAGGGAGCATGGGAAAGATGGcagtgaagagaaaaatgtgGAAGACCTAGGAGAGACACAGAATGCCTTTCTCAACAAAAGAAACCAGGCTACagctaagaaaaaagaagagttagAGGCCAGATATGGTCTACACTCTGCTGGGCCCCCTGAGGAAAAGACACACAGCCGGGAGAGGAACAGCCAGGAGAGTGGAGAGGATACAAGAAGCCAGGAGAAACACACTCAAGAGTCTAAAAGCCAAGTTGGGAGCAAGGAAGAATCTGAGGAAAGTGAGGAAGAtgctgagcctgatgtggacaAACGACGCTGGAAGCCGAGACACCACCACGGGAGGACCAGGCCTGACAGGTCCTCTCAAGAAGGGAAACCTCCCTCCGAGGAAAAGGGACACCTCCGTGAGGAATCTGAGGACTCAAACGTGGGCACAGTCAGTTTAGGGGAAAAGAGGGACCGCCATCCAGCCCACTATAGGGCTTCAGAGGAAGAACCTGAATATGGGGAAGAAGTGAGGAGTTACCAGGCTGTCCATGCTCCCAAGGATCTGGAGCAGGGGCGATATGGGGGCAGAGGAAGTGAGGAGTACAGGGCTCCAAGACCTCCCAGTGAGGAGAGCCAGGAGGAGGATAAGAGAAATCGCCCCAGCTCAGAGCTTGACAACATAGCACAGGGATATAAcgaagaaagtgaggaagagaggGGCCGTGACGGGGGACATCTCCacagagccaggggaggggaacCAGGTGCATATTCCATTCCagacaacaaagaagaaaaacggTTCTTGGGTGAAGGACACCACCATGTCCAAGACAACCAGATGGACAAGGCAAGGAGGCGCCCACAAGGCGAGTGGAGGGAGCAGGACAGAAATTACCTCAACTATGGCGAGGAAAGGAGTGAGGAAGAAGCCCAAGGGAAATGGCAACAGCAGGAGGACCTAGAAGATGCTACAGAAAGCAGGGAGGAAGCTAGGCTTCAAGGCAAACAGTATGGTCCCCATTACACCACTGACAAGAGGAAGAGATTAGGGGAGTTGCTCAACCCATACTATGACCCTTCCCAGTGGAAGACCAGCCGTTTTGAGAGGAAAGACAACATGGATGACAATTTTCttgagggggaagaggaaaatgGGCTGACCTTGAATGAGAAGAATTTCTTCCCAGAATACAACTATGACTTGTGGGAGAAAAAGCCCTTTGAGGAGGACGTGAACTGGGGATACGAGAAGAGAAATCTGTCCCCCAAACTGGATCTGAAAAGGCAGTATGACCGAGTGGCTGAACTAGACCAGCTTCTTCATTACCGGAAGAAGTCAGCCGAATTTCCAGACTTCTATGATTCTGAGGAGCAGATAACCCCACGCCGTGCAGCAGAGAATGAAAAGGACAGGGCTGGCCAGGGAGTTCTGACAGAGGAAGAG gaAAAGGAACTTGAGAACTTGGCTGCGATGGATCTGGAACTACAGAAAATAGCTGAGAAGTTCAGTGGTAACCGAAGGGGCTGA
- the CHGB gene encoding secretogranin-1 isoform X1, producing the protein MQPAVFLGLLGAAVVAAVSSVPVDNRNHNEEMVTHCIIEVLSNALSKINAPPITPECRQVLKKSRKEVKDEEKSENENTRFEVRLLRDPADASEAHRPSGREEARAPGEEDTQGPTVADTEEGGHSREGASEPQGDLFPSDRQVSKEANPRHSEKIEEEDRKEEEREKYQKREHGKDGSEEKNVEDLGETQNAFLNKRNQATAKKKEELEARYGLHSAGPPEEKTHSRERNSQESGEDTRSQEKHTQESKSQVGSKEESEESEEDAEPDVDKRRWKPRHHHGRTRPDRSSQEGKPPSEEKGHLREESEDSNVGTVSLGEKRDRHPAHYRASEEEPEYGEEVRSYQAVHAPKDLEQGRYGGRGSEEYRAPRPPSEESQEEDKRNRPSSELDNIAQGYNEESEEERGRDGGHLHRARGGEPGAYSIPDNKEEKRFLGEGHHHVQDNQMDKARRRPQGEWREQDRNYLNYGEERSEEEAQGKWQQQEDLEDATESREEARLQGKQYGPHYTTDKRKRLGELLNPYYDPSQWKTSRFERKDNMDDNFLEGEEENGLTLNEKNFFPEYNYDLWEKKPFEEDVNWGYEKRNLSPKLDLKRQYDRVAELDQLLHYRKKSAEFPDFYDSEEQITPRRAAENEKDRAGQGVLTEEEEKELENLAAMDLELQKIAEKFSGNRRG; encoded by the exons GTAGAAAAGAAgtcaaagatgaagagaaaagtgaaaatgaaaacacacggTTTGAAGTAAGATTGTTAAGAGACCCAGCTGATGCCTCAGAAGCCCATAGGCCttctgggagggaggaagcaagagCCCCAGGAGAGGAGGACACCCAAGGCCCCACAGTGGCAGACACAGAGGAAGGTGGGCACAGCCGAGAAGGAGCAAGCGAACCCCAAGGGGACCTCTTCCCCTCTGACAGACAAGTCTCCAAAGAAGCAAACCCACGCCATTCTGAGAAAATCGAGGAagaggacaggaaggaagaagagagggagaaatatcAGAAAAGGGAGCATGGGAAAGATGGcagtgaagagaaaaatgtgGAAGACCTAGGAGAGACACAGAATGCCTTTCTCAACAAAAGAAACCAGGCTACagctaagaaaaaagaagagttagAGGCCAGATATGGTCTACACTCTGCTGGGCCCCCTGAGGAAAAGACACACAGCCGGGAGAGGAACAGCCAGGAGAGTGGAGAGGATACAAGAAGCCAGGAGAAACACACTCAAGAGTCTAAAAGCCAAGTTGGGAGCAAGGAAGAATCTGAGGAAAGTGAGGAAGAtgctgagcctgatgtggacaAACGACGCTGGAAGCCGAGACACCACCACGGGAGGACCAGGCCTGACAGGTCCTCTCAAGAAGGGAAACCTCCCTCCGAGGAAAAGGGACACCTCCGTGAGGAATCTGAGGACTCAAACGTGGGCACAGTCAGTTTAGGGGAAAAGAGGGACCGCCATCCAGCCCACTATAGGGCTTCAGAGGAAGAACCTGAATATGGGGAAGAAGTGAGGAGTTACCAGGCTGTCCATGCTCCCAAGGATCTGGAGCAGGGGCGATATGGGGGCAGAGGAAGTGAGGAGTACAGGGCTCCAAGACCTCCCAGTGAGGAGAGCCAGGAGGAGGATAAGAGAAATCGCCCCAGCTCAGAGCTTGACAACATAGCACAGGGATATAAcgaagaaagtgaggaagagaggGGCCGTGACGGGGGACATCTCCacagagccaggggaggggaacCAGGTGCATATTCCATTCCagacaacaaagaagaaaaacggTTCTTGGGTGAAGGACACCACCATGTCCAAGACAACCAGATGGACAAGGCAAGGAGGCGCCCACAAGGCGAGTGGAGGGAGCAGGACAGAAATTACCTCAACTATGGCGAGGAAAGGAGTGAGGAAGAAGCCCAAGGGAAATGGCAACAGCAGGAGGACCTAGAAGATGCTACAGAAAGCAGGGAGGAAGCTAGGCTTCAAGGCAAACAGTATGGTCCCCATTACACCACTGACAAGAGGAAGAGATTAGGGGAGTTGCTCAACCCATACTATGACCCTTCCCAGTGGAAGACCAGCCGTTTTGAGAGGAAAGACAACATGGATGACAATTTTCttgagggggaagaggaaaatgGGCTGACCTTGAATGAGAAGAATTTCTTCCCAGAATACAACTATGACTTGTGGGAGAAAAAGCCCTTTGAGGAGGACGTGAACTGGGGATACGAGAAGAGAAATCTGTCCCCCAAACTGGATCTGAAAAGGCAGTATGACCGAGTGGCTGAACTAGACCAGCTTCTTCATTACCGGAAGAAGTCAGCCGAATTTCCAGACTTCTATGATTCTGAGGAGCAGATAACCCCACGCCGTGCAGCAGAGAATGAAAAGGACAGGGCTGGCCAGGGAGTTCTGACAGAGGAAGAG gaAAAGGAACTTGAGAACTTGGCTGCGATGGATCTGGAACTACAGAAAATAGCTGAGAAGTTCAGTGGTAACCGAAGGGGCTGA